A genomic region of Archangium lipolyticum contains the following coding sequences:
- a CDS encoding response regulator, with translation MTVPPTQTLEIATDDSARPANSAEPTRVLVVDDFDDAREMYAEYLAYVGFQVDVARNGVEAVEKAQGAPPDIILMDLSLPVMDGWEATRRLKQDLRTRNIPVMALSGHVLAGNAEQARQAGADEFVAKPCLPQDLEDRIRRMLKPSKPKSSS, from the coding sequence ATGACCGTACCGCCCACGCAAACCCTCGAAATCGCGACGGATGACAGCGCCAGGCCGGCCAATTCGGCCGAGCCCACGCGTGTGCTCGTCGTCGACGACTTCGATGATGCCCGCGAGATGTATGCGGAGTACCTCGCATATGTCGGGTTTCAGGTAGATGTGGCCCGCAACGGCGTGGAGGCCGTGGAGAAGGCCCAGGGCGCACCCCCGGACATCATCCTGATGGACCTGTCCCTGCCGGTGATGGACGGCTGGGAGGCCACGCGGCGGCTCAAGCAGGATCTGCGTACCCGGAACATTCCAGTGATGGCGCTCAGCGGCCACGTGCTCGCGGGCAATGCCGAGCAGGCGCGGCAGGCCGGCGCGGACGAGTTCGTCGCCAAGCCGTGCCTGCCGCAGGACCTCGAGGACCGCATCCGCCGGATGCTCAAACCCAGCAAACCGAAGAGCAGCTCCTAG
- a CDS encoding HIT family protein produces the protein MSDVDVNDPCLGCAIVRGATRPVGGVLARSAGLVLHGVASPSPLPGWVVLTSIGHARALYDLDDEAARELGPFAARVMRAQREVLGAEHAYAFAIGDVLRHFHLHLVPRYRDTPQRLWGRGAFDAAPGDWRPEAELESAARALADALGG, from the coding sequence ATGAGCGACGTGGATGTGAACGACCCCTGTCTCGGCTGCGCCATCGTGAGGGGAGCCACCCGGCCCGTGGGGGGAGTGCTCGCCCGCTCGGCCGGACTGGTGCTCCATGGAGTGGCCTCGCCCAGCCCGCTGCCCGGCTGGGTCGTGCTCACCAGTATAGGGCACGCACGCGCCCTGTATGACCTGGACGACGAGGCGGCACGCGAGCTGGGCCCCTTCGCCGCGCGGGTGATGCGGGCCCAGCGCGAGGTGCTCGGCGCCGAGCACGCCTACGCCTTCGCCATCGGAGACGTGCTGCGTCACTTCCACCTGCACCTGGTGCCACGCTACCGGGACACGCCCCAGCGCCTCTGGGGACGAGGAGCCTTCGACGCGGCCCCGGGGGACTGGCGCCCGGAGGCGGAGCTGGAGTCGGCGGCCCGGGCCCTGGCGGACGCGCTGGGCGGGTGA
- a CDS encoding TonB-dependent receptor, giving the protein MRTTPGVLLTLLVGSISQAGEMSTSSGVPLTFESSELHDWAGTWGGEPFRSLMVLPGVSHIVSGASLPVVRGSAPSSTGIYLDGVRVPQLYHVWVGPSAISPELVSGFDFHRGPPPARFGRELGGTVEARLVAPSTDTVRAAGSIDLFNVGVLTQVPIASTGTELTLAGRFAYTPWIAASVINGLRSSPGPDLVLGLFDYQARVTQAVGRGSLRLFALGSSDDAGLRGTGTVVRLGTAFHRVDLRLTHPLGAGEAEAAVTYGHDTLGANGGGEASRVTVGLSERTLGARVAWRASLSEQLAVETGADVERRLADIDQSTTFRPGEAGDPSRPTVTTGVLQSLARATFAGAYAQATWTRDRWRLTPGVRVDGYLLAPALNQVAVEPRLHARAMLSETVALRLGAGFMHQPPAHLIDAPGVEAAALRLGMQRALQVEVGADVRGPAGFTFGADVFAHPMLRTVELDVLSFDMLADDPVARGRKRTAEGHGYGVELLARRALSDRWSLLASYTFQRRTLRTTVERRNDAGQVVGTEQVSLASSLEQAHVFNTAVTVKLPWGLTVGTTLHYNTGMPEAGNLLFSYTQREGVEPEKGTSRWIPADRDRVTRLPGYFRVDGRVSKTGTLGPLAMEAWLDVFNVSLTKEAFRYTYGREKGGLVRKPFGLPPVTLPSLGFRARY; this is encoded by the coding sequence GTGCGTACGACGCCAGGTGTCCTGCTGACGCTCCTCGTGGGCTCCATCTCCCAGGCTGGGGAGATGTCCACGAGCAGCGGTGTCCCCCTCACCTTCGAGTCCTCCGAACTGCACGATTGGGCGGGCACCTGGGGAGGCGAGCCGTTCCGCTCCCTCATGGTGTTGCCCGGGGTGAGTCACATCGTCTCCGGCGCGAGCCTGCCCGTGGTGCGAGGGTCGGCTCCGTCGTCCACGGGCATCTACCTGGACGGCGTGCGCGTTCCCCAGCTCTATCACGTGTGGGTGGGCCCCTCGGCCATCAGCCCCGAGCTCGTCTCCGGGTTCGACTTCCACCGGGGTCCCCCTCCGGCGCGCTTCGGCCGGGAGCTGGGCGGCACCGTGGAAGCCCGGCTCGTCGCGCCGAGCACGGACACGGTACGCGCCGCCGGCTCGATCGACCTGTTCAACGTCGGTGTGCTCACCCAGGTGCCCATCGCCTCCACGGGCACGGAGCTCACGCTCGCCGGCCGTTTCGCCTATACCCCGTGGATCGCCGCGTCGGTCATCAATGGCCTGCGGAGCTCGCCGGGCCCGGACCTGGTGCTCGGCCTCTTCGACTATCAGGCGCGCGTCACCCAGGCCGTGGGCCGGGGCTCGCTGCGCCTGTTCGCCCTGGGCAGCTCGGATGACGCGGGCCTGCGCGGCACGGGGACGGTCGTCCGGCTGGGGACCGCCTTCCACCGCGTGGACCTCCGCCTCACGCATCCCCTGGGCGCGGGCGAGGCCGAGGCCGCCGTCACCTACGGCCACGACACCCTGGGCGCCAACGGTGGAGGCGAGGCCTCGCGAGTCACCGTGGGCCTCTCCGAGCGCACGCTCGGGGCGAGGGTGGCGTGGCGCGCCTCGCTGTCGGAACAGCTCGCGGTGGAGACGGGCGCGGACGTGGAGCGCCGGCTCGCGGACATCGACCAGTCCACCACCTTCCGCCCTGGCGAGGCCGGGGACCCTTCCCGCCCCACCGTCACCACGGGCGTCCTTCAGTCGCTCGCCCGGGCCACGTTCGCGGGCGCGTACGCGCAGGCCACGTGGACACGGGACAGGTGGCGGCTCACCCCGGGCGTGCGCGTGGATGGCTACCTGCTGGCACCCGCGCTGAACCAGGTGGCCGTCGAGCCCCGGTTGCACGCGAGGGCGATGCTCTCGGAGACGGTGGCGCTGCGCCTGGGGGCGGGATTCATGCACCAGCCACCGGCCCACCTCATCGACGCGCCGGGGGTGGAAGCGGCGGCGTTGCGCCTCGGCATGCAGCGGGCCCTCCAGGTGGAGGTGGGCGCGGACGTGCGAGGCCCCGCGGGCTTCACCTTCGGCGCGGACGTGTTCGCCCACCCGATGCTGCGCACGGTGGAACTGGACGTGCTGTCCTTCGACATGCTCGCGGACGACCCGGTGGCGCGAGGGCGGAAGCGCACGGCGGAGGGGCATGGCTATGGCGTGGAGCTCCTGGCCCGGCGCGCGCTCTCGGACCGCTGGTCGCTCCTCGCGTCCTATACCTTCCAGCGGCGCACGCTGCGCACGACCGTGGAGCGCCGGAACGACGCGGGGCAGGTGGTGGGCACGGAGCAGGTGTCGCTCGCCTCGTCGCTCGAACAGGCGCACGTCTTCAACACAGCCGTCACGGTGAAGCTGCCCTGGGGCCTCACCGTGGGGACCACGCTGCACTACAACACGGGGATGCCCGAGGCGGGGAACCTCCTCTTCTCGTATACGCAGCGCGAGGGCGTGGAGCCGGAGAAGGGCACGTCCCGCTGGATTCCGGCGGACCGCGACCGGGTGACACGCCTGCCGGGCTACTTCCGGGTGGACGGCCGGGTATCCAAGACGGGCACGCTGGGGCCGCTGGCGATGGAAGCGTGGCTGGACGTCTTCAACGT
- a CDS encoding ADYC domain-containing protein, protein MRASGWCRVVVATVGVVACGGEAPVLPDASFGESGAALGVSNGSNLNGSNLNGSDLNGSDLNGSDLNGDALNGLARMLVSVNYAGAWLGGWTEPAPGRGYGWKEGRLDAVWLEGSVLHGRYLGRSVSGTQFAHAWFTGNLGNGGKVELRVDGITPGTGAEQDVWKYRVSYREPTDGRWYPICRDASGQPADAIAVAGRWDYRQDLPGVGGAKYDDPNTFTFACEGAAIAKCIHMGYKPWASVGGVSLAAHHQACTRLIRADYCGDGTSHTVNGQWVNIYDALNVQSDTEGWGLEAEWDTEGARCFTDHNRAHAPVSCPGAPVKPQCGTADAFSTGTLLQSETP, encoded by the coding sequence ATGCGAGCGAGTGGGTGGTGCCGTGTTGTCGTGGCGACCGTGGGAGTGGTGGCGTGTGGAGGCGAGGCGCCGGTGCTTCCGGACGCGTCTTTCGGTGAGTCGGGCGCGGCGTTGGGTGTGAGCAATGGCTCGAACCTGAACGGGTCCAACCTGAACGGCTCGGACCTGAATGGCTCCGACTTGAATGGCTCGGACCTGAACGGGGATGCGCTCAATGGCCTCGCCCGGATGCTGGTGTCGGTGAACTACGCGGGCGCGTGGCTCGGGGGTTGGACCGAGCCGGCTCCAGGGCGTGGCTATGGCTGGAAGGAAGGGCGGCTCGACGCCGTGTGGCTGGAGGGCTCGGTGCTGCACGGCCGGTACCTGGGACGGTCCGTGTCCGGAACGCAGTTCGCGCACGCGTGGTTCACGGGCAACCTGGGCAACGGCGGCAAGGTGGAGCTGCGCGTGGACGGCATCACCCCGGGCACGGGCGCGGAGCAGGACGTGTGGAAGTACCGGGTGTCCTATCGCGAGCCGACGGATGGCCGTTGGTATCCCATCTGCCGTGACGCGAGCGGGCAGCCGGCGGACGCCATCGCCGTGGCGGGGCGCTGGGACTACCGGCAGGACCTGCCGGGCGTGGGGGGCGCGAAGTACGACGACCCGAACACCTTCACCTTCGCGTGCGAGGGCGCGGCCATCGCGAAGTGCATCCACATGGGCTACAAGCCCTGGGCGAGCGTCGGGGGCGTGAGCCTGGCGGCGCACCACCAGGCGTGCACGCGGCTCATCCGCGCGGACTACTGCGGCGACGGCACCTCGCACACGGTGAACGGGCAGTGGGTGAACATCTACGACGCGCTGAACGTGCAGTCGGACACCGAGGGCTGGGGGCTGGAAGCGGAGTGGGACACCGAGGGGGCACGCTGCTTCACGGACCACAACCGCGCGCACGCGCCCGTGTCGTGCCCTGGGGCTCCGGTGAAGCCGCAGTGCGGCACGGCGGACGCCTTCAGCACGGGGACGCTGCTTCAGAGCGAGACGCCGTAG
- a CDS encoding carboxypeptidase-like regulatory domain-containing protein, which yields MKKHWAVVLPLLVIGCKGPDDVDQDGIVDGVREPDTVSVVAPANPKGTVSGQVLTTRMEPLSGVSVGMTIGSATTDKPVTATTDASGNFMFTNVPAGSNVLLTISKQGYATLRTSALVPSNAGNIPINNGNANIGAVALTETNSTLRFTLVTPSGRPAAGAQAYLEATPAGTISIDGTSTTAVSSVVVMAQADALGVVTFERVPAPAELARIGGTGTAAGGYRLWVDPIDLNTDGIFDAGGYARKIDASALMTYGGSQLIQLPAPRTDAGSVDPSNPDQAAGFGILATNLPSLNFATITDAAKKVEAKRPIRNLLRPGESIFISFTQPVAKDSLLAILTDEFGREKLDLTVAASATGDSYSLTPAASAIREGQEYNLILRATSAYDGSVKTWKGFFVSGDPKTPRPAQLVSAAFKDSATTGTPGVLDQGECVILTFNQLMIQNSVLMEAVITTATTSSASYKTTPAPAPTTSCVGDQPAKYPIDTVSFNDATSRFTIGYGPVSTTPTLPPINPSTTSARVKVDFTNFQLAEPANYVETSWGAPIPSTTVVEAALTKAP from the coding sequence ATGAAGAAGCATTGGGCAGTCGTGCTGCCGCTGCTGGTGATTGGCTGCAAGGGTCCGGATGACGTGGACCAGGACGGCATCGTCGATGGCGTTCGCGAGCCGGATACCGTCTCGGTGGTGGCTCCGGCCAACCCGAAGGGGACCGTCTCCGGTCAGGTGCTGACCACCCGCATGGAGCCGCTCTCGGGCGTCTCGGTGGGGATGACCATCGGGAGCGCGACGACGGACAAGCCCGTCACCGCCACGACGGATGCCTCGGGCAACTTCATGTTCACCAACGTGCCGGCCGGCTCCAACGTGCTGCTGACGATCAGCAAGCAGGGCTACGCCACGCTGCGCACCAGCGCCCTCGTGCCCTCCAACGCGGGCAACATCCCCATCAACAACGGCAACGCGAACATCGGCGCCGTCGCCCTCACCGAGACCAACAGCACCTTGCGCTTCACGCTCGTCACGCCCTCGGGCCGTCCCGCCGCGGGCGCCCAGGCGTACCTCGAGGCCACTCCCGCCGGGACGATCTCCATCGATGGCACCTCGACGACGGCCGTGAGCTCGGTGGTGGTCATGGCCCAGGCGGATGCCCTGGGTGTCGTCACCTTCGAGCGCGTCCCCGCGCCGGCGGAGCTGGCGCGCATCGGTGGCACCGGGACCGCGGCGGGTGGCTACCGCCTCTGGGTGGACCCCATCGACCTGAACACCGATGGCATCTTCGACGCGGGCGGCTATGCCCGGAAGATCGACGCCTCGGCCCTGATGACGTACGGCGGCTCGCAGCTCATCCAGCTGCCCGCGCCTCGTACCGACGCTGGCTCCGTCGACCCGAGCAACCCCGACCAGGCCGCCGGCTTCGGCATCCTGGCCACCAACCTCCCCAGCCTGAACTTCGCCACGATCACCGATGCCGCGAAGAAGGTCGAGGCGAAGCGGCCGATCCGCAACCTCCTGCGCCCCGGTGAGTCCATCTTCATCAGCTTCACCCAGCCCGTGGCGAAGGACTCGCTGCTGGCCATCCTCACGGACGAGTTCGGCCGGGAGAAGTTGGATCTCACCGTGGCAGCGAGCGCCACGGGTGATTCCTACTCGCTCACGCCCGCGGCTTCCGCCATCCGGGAGGGGCAGGAGTACAACCTCATCCTGCGCGCCACCTCGGCGTATGACGGTTCCGTCAAGACCTGGAAGGGCTTCTTCGTCAGCGGCGACCCGAAGACTCCCAGGCCGGCCCAGCTGGTGAGCGCGGCGTTCAAGGACTCGGCCACGACTGGCACCCCGGGTGTGCTGGACCAGGGTGAGTGCGTCATCCTCACCTTCAATCAGCTCATGATCCAGAACTCCGTGCTGATGGAGGCCGTCATCACCACGGCCACGACGAGCTCGGCGTCTTACAAGACCACGCCGGCTCCTGCCCCCACGACGAGCTGCGTAGGGGATCAGCCCGCGAAGTATCCCATCGACACCGTCAGCTTCAATGATGCCACCAGCCGGTTCACCATCGGCTACGGGCCCGTCTCCACGACTCCGACGTTGCCGCCGATCAATCCCAGCACCACCAGTGCCCGGGTGAAGGTGGACTTCACGAATTTCCAGTTGGCGGAGCCGGCGAACTACGTCGAGACCTCCTGGGGCGCGCCCATCCCCTCGACCACGGTCGTGGAAGCCGCCCTCACCAAGGCGCCGTAG
- a CDS encoding bifunctional serine/threonine-protein kinase/formylglycine-generating enzyme family protein, translating to MGSSPASRSNVDGWTPPEAFDEYRLMRLLGHGATGRVFLARDTLLDRPVAVKFVRALDAGALTRFLVEARAAARVQHPNVVTLYRVGQLENHPYLISEFVRGTTLDRLPRPLPWERVLELGKQLARGLGAAHRRGVLHRDIKPGNAILTETGEVKLLDFGLAKLLDPEAPVSGDSSLAEAGAALPLLPDLDPETLAGSLDGVDLPSLPDGTLVGTPYFMSPEAWAGGELTARSDVYSLGLVLYELCAGSGPFRNVPLRELSVVIAHRDARPLAEAAPGVDPDFAAVVDRCLRRAPEERYASAVLLLDALEQLSRDEAAGAVPEGNPYRGLQAFEAEHRALFFGRKREQREVLERLRAESFLLIAGDSGVGKSSLCLAGVLPRVIDGALEDGRRWRGVRLVPGRRPAAALAAALAPVLGADEEGLVASLRSDPTGLARRLRAHLRAEEGLVVYVDQMEELVTLAGDAEAAQAGLALGGLADGVSGVRLLATCRSDFLTRLTAVPGLGTAVSGALYLLRALGPEEIREAVVGPARATGVRFESEALVDALVASTSTTESGLPLLQFALAELWEARDVAAGLIPQTALDGLGGVGGALAKHADAAVARLLPDQRTVARGVLLRLITADGTRARKTDRELVGDDPRHRTVLEALVRARLLVAREGEGGTSYEVAHEALLSGWGTLARWLAEAAERREVQARLEADSAHWERLGHVRDILWGTRQLAEATLLEPAELTRRELAFLEASRRTVVRSRRMRRALMAGFILSLALVSGGFRLREEAKRDAAVRAWLTEAATAMERVQRERAAFTSAREEALLHYDAGRKEQGDAAWTRTVTAETVLHRHLDEAGDHLEHALVLDPMRHDVREALADFLLERAFHAEQSLKTSELPALLQRLRLYDTTGERWRRWTAPTLVTLDIAAPGAMVELRPVSRDVEGRELLGEPVSLGPEPWVDKAVPPGDWRLRVWAPGHEPALVPLRLMRGERRHLRLPLLREGELPTGFVYVPPGRVLFGSAADASVRGFFNAVPLHPKETAGFLIARRETTYSDWLTFLESLPAAERAPRMPRTSTTYHGMLRLERVGGTWTLRFQPGGVPYTVRAGEKLRYAKRERRALQDWLNFPVTGISFEDAVAYAAWLDRTGRVPGARLCTELEWERAARGEDGREFPHGDSLAPDDANFDLTYGKEPGGFGPDEVGSHPASRSPFGVDDLAGNAWEWTHSAVEPGQVVARGGAYYFAAASARLANRELPERTLRDITVGIRVCADLPSRTLHSPD from the coding sequence GTGGGCTCCTCGCCTGCTTCCAGGTCCAATGTCGACGGGTGGACTCCACCCGAGGCGTTCGACGAGTACCGTCTGATGCGCCTGCTGGGCCATGGGGCCACGGGACGCGTGTTCCTGGCCCGGGACACGCTGCTCGACCGGCCGGTGGCGGTGAAGTTCGTCCGGGCGCTGGACGCTGGCGCGCTCACCCGCTTCCTGGTGGAGGCCCGGGCCGCGGCGCGTGTCCAGCACCCCAATGTCGTCACCCTCTACCGGGTGGGGCAGCTGGAGAACCACCCGTACCTCATCTCCGAGTTCGTCCGCGGCACCACCCTGGACCGGTTGCCCAGGCCCCTGCCCTGGGAGCGCGTGCTGGAGCTCGGCAAGCAACTGGCGCGGGGACTCGGCGCGGCGCACCGGCGCGGGGTGCTGCACCGTGACATCAAGCCGGGCAACGCCATCCTCACCGAGACGGGCGAGGTGAAGCTGCTGGACTTCGGGCTGGCCAAGCTGCTGGACCCGGAGGCGCCGGTGTCGGGGGACTCCTCGCTCGCCGAGGCCGGAGCCGCCCTGCCCCTCCTGCCGGACCTGGACCCGGAGACCCTGGCGGGCTCGCTCGATGGCGTGGACCTGCCGTCGCTGCCGGATGGCACGCTGGTGGGCACTCCCTATTTCATGTCCCCGGAGGCCTGGGCGGGCGGGGAGCTCACGGCCCGCAGCGACGTGTACTCGCTGGGCCTGGTGCTCTATGAGCTGTGCGCCGGCAGCGGGCCCTTCCGCAACGTGCCCCTGAGGGAGCTCTCGGTGGTGATTGCCCACCGGGACGCGCGGCCCCTGGCCGAGGCCGCCCCGGGGGTGGACCCGGACTTCGCCGCAGTGGTGGACCGCTGCCTGCGCCGCGCGCCCGAGGAGCGCTACGCCTCCGCCGTGCTGCTGCTGGACGCGCTGGAGCAACTCTCCCGGGACGAGGCCGCGGGCGCCGTCCCCGAGGGCAACCCCTACCGTGGCCTCCAGGCCTTCGAGGCCGAGCACCGCGCCCTCTTCTTCGGCCGGAAGCGGGAGCAGCGCGAGGTGCTGGAGCGGCTCCGGGCCGAGTCCTTCCTGCTCATCGCCGGTGACTCCGGGGTGGGCAAGTCCTCGCTGTGCCTCGCGGGAGTGCTGCCCCGTGTCATCGACGGCGCGCTGGAGGACGGGCGGCGCTGGCGGGGGGTGCGGCTGGTCCCGGGCCGGCGCCCCGCCGCCGCGCTCGCCGCCGCGCTCGCCCCCGTGCTGGGCGCGGACGAGGAGGGGCTCGTGGCCTCCTTGCGCTCGGATCCCACGGGCCTCGCGCGCCGGCTGCGGGCCCACCTCCGCGCGGAAGAGGGGCTCGTCGTCTACGTGGACCAGATGGAGGAGCTGGTGACGCTGGCGGGCGACGCGGAGGCCGCGCAGGCGGGCCTCGCGCTCGGAGGGCTCGCCGACGGTGTGTCCGGCGTGCGCCTGCTGGCCACGTGCCGCAGCGACTTCCTCACCCGGCTGACGGCGGTGCCGGGGCTGGGCACGGCGGTGTCCGGAGCGCTCTACCTGCTGCGGGCGCTCGGCCCGGAGGAGATTCGCGAGGCCGTGGTGGGTCCCGCACGGGCCACGGGCGTGCGCTTCGAGTCCGAGGCCCTGGTGGATGCGCTGGTGGCCTCCACCTCCACCACCGAGAGCGGGCTGCCGCTGCTGCAGTTCGCGCTCGCCGAGCTGTGGGAGGCGCGGGACGTGGCCGCGGGCCTCATCCCCCAGACGGCGCTGGATGGGCTGGGCGGAGTGGGGGGCGCGCTGGCGAAGCACGCGGACGCGGCCGTGGCGCGCCTGCTGCCGGATCAGCGCACCGTGGCGCGCGGTGTCCTGCTGCGCCTCATCACCGCGGACGGCACCCGGGCGCGCAAGACGGACCGGGAGCTGGTGGGGGACGACCCGCGCCACCGCACGGTGCTGGAGGCCCTGGTGCGCGCGCGCCTGCTGGTGGCCCGGGAAGGGGAGGGCGGTACCTCCTATGAGGTGGCCCACGAGGCGCTCCTGTCCGGCTGGGGGACGCTGGCGCGCTGGCTGGCCGAGGCCGCCGAGCGCCGCGAGGTGCAGGCCCGGCTGGAGGCCGACTCGGCGCACTGGGAGCGCCTGGGCCATGTGCGGGACATCCTCTGGGGCACGCGGCAACTGGCCGAGGCCACCCTGTTGGAGCCCGCCGAGCTCACCCGCCGCGAGCTGGCCTTCCTCGAGGCCTCGCGCCGCACGGTGGTGCGCAGCCGCCGCATGCGGCGGGCCCTCATGGCGGGCTTCATCCTCTCGCTGGCGCTCGTCTCCGGAGGCTTCCGGCTGCGCGAGGAGGCGAAGCGGGACGCGGCGGTGCGCGCCTGGCTCACCGAGGCCGCCACCGCGATGGAGCGGGTACAGCGGGAGCGCGCGGCCTTCACCTCGGCGCGCGAGGAGGCCCTCCTCCACTACGACGCGGGCCGCAAGGAGCAGGGCGACGCGGCCTGGACGCGCACCGTCACGGCGGAGACCGTGTTGCACCGCCACCTGGACGAAGCGGGAGACCACCTGGAGCACGCGCTGGTGTTGGACCCCATGCGCCACGATGTCCGCGAGGCCCTGGCCGACTTCCTCCTCGAGCGTGCCTTCCATGCCGAGCAGTCGCTGAAGACCAGTGAGCTGCCGGCGCTGTTGCAGCGGTTGCGGCTGTACGACACGACGGGGGAGCGCTGGCGGCGCTGGACGGCCCCCACGCTCGTCACGCTCGACATCGCCGCTCCCGGGGCGATGGTGGAGCTGCGGCCCGTCTCCCGGGACGTGGAGGGCCGCGAGCTCCTCGGAGAGCCGGTGTCACTCGGGCCGGAGCCCTGGGTGGACAAGGCGGTGCCACCGGGAGACTGGCGGCTGAGGGTGTGGGCCCCGGGCCACGAGCCCGCGCTCGTTCCGCTGCGCCTCATGCGCGGCGAGCGGAGACACCTGCGGCTGCCGCTGCTGCGTGAGGGGGAGCTCCCCACGGGCTTCGTCTACGTCCCGCCCGGGCGCGTGCTCTTCGGCAGCGCGGCGGATGCGAGCGTGCGCGGGTTCTTCAACGCCGTGCCGCTGCACCCGAAGGAGACGGCGGGCTTCCTCATCGCCCGCCGGGAGACGACGTACTCGGACTGGCTGACCTTCCTGGAGTCGCTGCCCGCGGCGGAGCGGGCCCCGCGCATGCCGCGCACGAGCACCACCTACCACGGCATGCTCCGGCTGGAGCGGGTGGGGGGCACGTGGACGCTCCGCTTCCAGCCGGGGGGCGTGCCCTACACCGTCCGGGCGGGCGAGAAGCTGCGCTACGCGAAGCGGGAGCGGCGTGCCCTGCAGGACTGGCTGAACTTCCCCGTCACCGGCATCTCGTTCGAGGACGCGGTGGCCTACGCGGCGTGGCTGGACCGGACGGGCCGGGTGCCGGGTGCACGCCTGTGCACGGAGCTGGAGTGGGAGCGCGCCGCTCGGGGCGAGGACGGCCGCGAGTTCCCCCACGGAGACTCACTGGCTCCGGATGACGCGAACTTCGATCTCACCTACGGCAAGGAGCCGGGGGGCTTCGGCCCCGACGAGGTGGGCTCCCATCCCGCCTCGCGCAGCCCCTTCGGCGTGGACGACCTGGCCGGCAATGCCTGGGAGTGGACGCACTCGGCGGTGGAGCCCGGCCAGGTGGTGGCCCGCGGAGGCGCCTACTACTTCGCCGCCGCCTCGGCACGTCTGGCCAACCGGGAGCTGCCCGAACGTACCCTGCGGGACATCACCGTGGGCATTCGCGTGTGCGCGGACCTGCCCTCCCGTACGTTGCACTCGCCGGACTGA